In Desulfovibrio sp. UCD-KL4C, a single genomic region encodes these proteins:
- a CDS encoding FtsX-like permease family protein, with product MPTIRIKKNLTLRSARKLLGVLAILFTISVLIIPATAYSASSPLKQTVTELSSLGDRSFGSDGEKKASDYIAAKFKELSKVKVGKQVFIAPTMVNSTAELTIDKTGRKIQIRPAKFNAVSPPATPQKGLSGPILYVGKGRLVDFTGLPVKKAIVIMDIDSGKNWLNAASLGASALIYIDSGPTIKGFFEEKLELSPLDFPRYYMSATDAEKKLGVIKGGPQTVIAESATVKSSAKWKRITAENLYCIIEGTDSKLSEELVIIESFYDSSSYIMGNSPGAGEAISIASLLKIGKYFAANPPKRSILLLATSGHGQSLRGMREFFKAISGKSISLKKIKAQLTTKKNNAVKVLKGLDMDNPLATEVAASNPELFKLMYHALKNQIKDEVDILNKNLMLMRMQQGIKKEDIEKVDRKRKLLRRISWKTDYSTLPADELAALHNLFPKVKENIQALKNDIKQQLDSAKSARKLRTTVRSKDPVCFISLHLSSHGQGVGAFGRGWFYDLRPRVNLSRTFSQVNEILNDTAPAVEKEIGTHGLFADTLRPNSSKPWQTWLLDKPQFGSEIATMAGMLGFTFATVNDDRAYWKTPFDTIQNINWDGLEKQAKLVEGLIKGISNSPKVLTTKPPRKGFALVNGKARFVRQGELFADQPAPNTIFMAFQGNTRFYSLADTEGDFKFTGVASKKLVQPKLIIEGYKYNPDGRIIWAIDKKKTGISAYRLKMIRLDMETKVIMFGCRQTTLFDLLTPRTFRYMTKVEVLDGARDAAPMHFWYSRIDTRSSTITSVFLEPNVPLKMTLSDSVLNRKMILIHSTPTDPAGNGYNLKEWPIIPATDYRAAEDMWNLLKPRIENLESHGIINQRIRTLEQKGTEALLKAKTAWKERHYNDFMENSRTSWALASRVYLDVDQTQKDVLVGVLFYIALFIPFAYCMERVIFCFADIHKRILGFLAILMAVIAVIYMVHPAFQLTYSPVVVILAFFILALSIMVSLIIFFRFEKEMILLQQRAHKTSTSEISKWKAFTAAFVIGVSNLRRRKIRTFLTCLTLTILTFTIMSFTAVKSLREHTYVLFSDSNPYSGIFMKNIGWTDLPRETLGIVRNDFEANGIVAPRGWLELEDKTISASTPVSFGKKNEEVKGLIGLSSIEPQVSGINKILVSGNWLEPNKSRQIILSKKMADRLGAKSGDKLNVWGSPFTLVGIFDSKKFTEHTDLDGEPMTPVIFPSATAQELSEVEADAIEAGEDIDTFQGRYSHIPREVTAIIPYGTLMAMGGKLKAVAIAPVAGVFSTKVINNLVDRYGLPIFSCDKTGTYICQASDSINYSGVSNILIPLIISALIVLNTMITSVYERKKEIAVYTSIGMAPTHVSFLFIAEAIAFAVISVVAGYLIAQTASGLFAGTPLWAGMTANYSSMAGVAAMVMVIAVTLISVIYPSRVAANIAIPDVNRSWKIPDSGTDSIKTTLPFLLKHAEQKDAGGFLLEYLEAHTDVSHGLFSTSEIEVNFSKQTLPESLKEISPDFPDHITCFQFDVRIWLAPFDFGVKQMIKLEFRPSKEYPQFLETALIINRESGESGAWKRLNKDFINAIRKQFLVWRSLDPERQKTFREKIPELMAYGFTGLNLKKTLEDI from the coding sequence ATGCCCACTATCAGAATCAAAAAAAATCTCACACTTCGGTCAGCTAGAAAATTACTAGGTGTTCTTGCTATATTATTTACTATTTCAGTTCTGATAATCCCCGCTACTGCATACAGTGCATCTTCCCCCTTAAAGCAGACTGTTACTGAATTATCTTCTTTGGGTGACCGCTCCTTCGGCTCTGATGGTGAAAAAAAAGCCTCAGATTATATCGCTGCAAAATTTAAAGAACTGAGTAAAGTAAAAGTTGGTAAGCAGGTTTTTATTGCTCCCACTATGGTTAATTCAACAGCAGAATTAACCATTGATAAAACCGGAAGAAAAATACAGATACGTCCTGCTAAGTTTAATGCTGTTTCACCACCCGCAACGCCCCAAAAAGGTCTTTCAGGTCCTATACTCTATGTAGGTAAAGGACGACTCGTTGATTTCACGGGGCTTCCCGTTAAGAAAGCCATAGTTATCATGGACATTGATTCTGGTAAAAACTGGCTGAATGCCGCAAGTTTAGGGGCATCTGCGCTCATTTACATAGATTCAGGACCAACAATAAAAGGTTTTTTTGAAGAAAAGCTGGAACTGTCACCTCTTGATTTTCCGCGTTATTATATGAGCGCAACTGACGCTGAAAAGAAACTTGGCGTAATCAAAGGTGGCCCGCAGACGGTTATCGCGGAGTCTGCTACTGTAAAATCCTCGGCTAAATGGAAACGTATTACAGCTGAAAACCTCTACTGCATAATTGAAGGAACTGATTCTAAACTTTCTGAAGAACTAGTCATTATTGAATCCTTCTACGACAGCTCATCTTACATAATGGGAAACTCCCCTGGCGCAGGCGAGGCTATCTCAATCGCATCACTTCTAAAAATCGGTAAATATTTTGCTGCCAATCCTCCCAAACGTTCCATATTGCTTCTCGCTACAAGCGGACATGGTCAATCTCTGCGAGGCATGCGTGAATTTTTCAAAGCAATCTCCGGTAAAAGCATAAGCCTCAAAAAAATTAAAGCACAGCTTACTACCAAGAAAAACAATGCTGTGAAGGTTTTGAAAGGCCTTGATATGGATAATCCACTTGCAACTGAAGTGGCGGCAAGTAATCCAGAGCTTTTCAAATTAATGTATCATGCTTTAAAAAATCAGATTAAAGACGAAGTTGATATTCTTAATAAAAACCTAATGCTTATGCGCATGCAACAAGGTATTAAAAAAGAAGATATCGAAAAAGTTGACCGAAAACGCAAATTACTGCGCCGTATATCATGGAAAACAGATTATTCAACTTTACCTGCTGATGAACTTGCGGCTTTGCATAATTTATTTCCAAAAGTTAAAGAGAATATTCAAGCATTAAAAAATGATATTAAACAGCAACTTGATTCAGCCAAAAGCGCAAGAAAACTTCGTACAACAGTCAGGTCAAAAGACCCTGTGTGTTTCATATCCCTTCACCTATCAAGCCACGGTCAAGGTGTAGGTGCGTTTGGGCGTGGGTGGTTTTATGATCTCAGACCTAGAGTAAATCTTTCCAGAACATTCTCTCAGGTTAACGAGATTTTAAATGATACGGCTCCTGCTGTTGAAAAAGAAATAGGAACACATGGATTGTTTGCGGATACACTCCGCCCTAACAGCTCAAAGCCTTGGCAAACATGGTTGCTTGATAAGCCTCAATTCGGAAGCGAAATCGCAACTATGGCAGGTATGTTAGGATTTACCTTTGCGACAGTTAATGATGATCGTGCGTACTGGAAAACGCCTTTTGATACTATCCAAAATATCAATTGGGATGGACTCGAAAAACAGGCTAAACTTGTTGAAGGTCTTATCAAAGGCATTTCAAATTCACCTAAAGTTTTGACAACAAAACCTCCGCGCAAAGGATTTGCTCTTGTAAACGGTAAAGCCCGTTTTGTACGACAAGGTGAACTGTTTGCTGACCAGCCAGCTCCAAATACTATTTTTATGGCATTTCAAGGTAATACGAGATTTTATTCTCTTGCTGACACTGAAGGTGACTTTAAATTTACTGGAGTTGCATCAAAAAAACTGGTTCAACCCAAACTCATTATCGAAGGGTATAAATACAATCCAGACGGTAGAATTATATGGGCTATCGACAAGAAAAAGACAGGTATAAGCGCATATAGACTCAAAATGATTCGTCTGGATATGGAAACTAAAGTTATTATGTTCGGTTGCAGGCAAACAACCTTGTTCGACCTGCTGACTCCACGTACATTCAGATATATGACCAAAGTTGAAGTGCTTGACGGAGCGCGTGACGCTGCCCCAATGCATTTTTGGTATAGCCGAATTGACACCCGCTCCTCAACAATCACCAGTGTTTTTCTTGAGCCGAATGTTCCGTTAAAAATGACTCTGTCCGACTCTGTACTCAACAGAAAAATGATTCTTATCCACTCAACTCCTACAGATCCAGCCGGTAATGGGTATAACCTGAAAGAATGGCCTATTATTCCTGCAACCGACTATAGAGCTGCGGAAGATATGTGGAACCTTCTGAAACCGAGAATTGAAAATCTTGAATCACATGGCATCATAAACCAAAGAATCAGAACACTGGAACAGAAGGGAACAGAAGCACTTTTAAAAGCCAAAACTGCTTGGAAAGAACGCCACTATAATGATTTCATGGAAAACTCACGCACGTCTTGGGCTTTAGCATCAAGAGTTTATCTTGATGTAGATCAGACTCAGAAAGATGTTCTGGTCGGAGTTCTTTTCTACATAGCTTTGTTCATACCATTTGCATATTGTATGGAACGGGTGATCTTTTGTTTTGCCGATATACATAAAAGAATTTTAGGTTTTCTGGCAATTCTTATGGCTGTCATTGCTGTCATATATATGGTCCATCCAGCATTTCAGCTTACGTATAGTCCGGTTGTCGTTATTTTAGCATTTTTCATTCTTGCTCTATCCATAATGGTATCTTTAATTATCTTTTTCCGTTTTGAAAAAGAGATGATACTACTTCAGCAACGAGCACACAAGACCAGCACTTCCGAGATCAGTAAATGGAAAGCTTTTACGGCCGCATTTGTAATTGGCGTCAGTAACTTACGACGTAGAAAAATCAGAACATTTCTTACATGCCTTACGCTTACAATTCTAACGTTCACTATCATGAGTTTTACAGCTGTAAAATCTCTCAGAGAGCATACTTATGTGCTTTTCAGTGATAGCAATCCTTATTCCGGTATTTTTATGAAAAATATCGGCTGGACAGACCTGCCCAGAGAAACTCTTGGAATTGTCAGAAATGACTTTGAAGCAAATGGTATTGTCGCTCCGCGGGGATGGCTTGAGCTAGAAGATAAAACAATTTCTGCATCAACCCCAGTAAGCTTTGGAAAAAAGAATGAAGAAGTTAAAGGTCTGATAGGGTTAAGTTCTATTGAACCGCAAGTCAGTGGAATCAATAAAATTTTAGTATCCGGCAATTGGTTGGAACCTAATAAATCTAGGCAAATTATTTTGTCTAAAAAAATGGCTGACAGACTCGGAGCAAAAAGCGGTGATAAACTTAATGTATGGGGAAGTCCTTTCACATTAGTAGGTATTTTTGACAGCAAGAAATTTACTGAACACACAGATCTAGACGGCGAACCTATGACTCCGGTAATTTTCCCTTCCGCTACTGCACAGGAATTAAGCGAAGTTGAAGCTGACGCAATTGAAGCAGGCGAAGATATTGATACCTTCCAAGGACGATATTCTCACATTCCAAGAGAAGTAACTGCTATTATTCCCTACGGGACTTTGATGGCAATGGGCGGTAAATTAAAAGCTGTAGCTATTGCACCTGTCGCAGGTGTTTTCTCCACAAAAGTCATAAATAATCTTGTTGACCGCTACGGCCTGCCAATTTTCAGTTGTGATAAAACCGGGACGTATATTTGTCAGGCTTCTGACAGTATAAACTATTCAGGGGTCTCCAACATCCTAATTCCACTAATAATTTCAGCTCTAATCGTACTGAATACTATGATTACCAGTGTATACGAACGTAAAAAAGAAATAGCTGTATATACATCGATAGGAATGGCCCCAACCCATGTATCGTTTTTATTTATTGCTGAAGCTATTGCTTTTGCAGTAATCAGCGTTGTTGCTGGTTATCTTATAGCTCAAACAGCCTCTGGTCTTTTTGCCGGAACACCTTTATGGGCAGGTATGACTGCAAATTATTCTTCCATGGCAGGGGTTGCTGCAATGGTTATGGTTATTGCTGTTACATTGATCTCGGTTATTTATCCCTCAAGAGTTGCTGCAAATATTGCTATTCCTGACGTTAATAGATCATGGAAAATACCTGATTCAGGAACAGATTCAATTAAAACAACACTTCCTTTCCTTCTCAAACATGCAGAGCAAAAAGATGCAGGTGGATTTCTGCTTGAATATCTCGAAGCTCATACAGATGTGTCGCATGGACTGTTTTCAACTTCAGAAATTGAAGTTAACTTCAGCAAGCAGACACTACCGGAATCGCTAAAAGAAATATCACCAGATTTTCCTGATCATATAACGTGTTTTCAATTTGATGTTCGAATCTGGCTTGCACCATTTGATTTCGGGGTAAAACAAATGATCAAGCTAGAGTTCAGACCATCTAAAGAATATCCACAATTTCTCGAAACCGCGCTCATTATCAACAGAGAGTCAGGTGAATCAGGGGCATGGAAAAGATTAAATAAAGACTTCATTAACGCGATAAGAAAACAATTCCTTGTCTGGCGTTCTCTTGATCCTGAAAGGCAAAAAACATTTCGTGAGAAAATTCCAGAGTTGATGGCTTATGGATTTACAGGGCTCAACTTGAAAAAAACTCTTGAAGATATTTAA